TTTCCCCAAGGTAAAAAGGTCAGGGTCTAGTTTGAATAAGTTCATTGCACCATCGAAGGCAAATCTGAAACCTGTAACTATTTCGTCTAGTATGAAGAGACTTTCGTTCCTTTTTGCGAATTCTTGTAATCCGAGTAGATACCCATCCTGAGGAGTAATACAACCTGCTCCACCCAAAACCGGCTCGACAATAATAGCTGCAAGGTCATCCTTAATAGACTCTAACACCTTGATGGATCTTTCTAAATCGTTAAATTGTAATGATTCAATAAAATGACCTTCGTCTTCAATTAGTCCAATACCTTCATCCCCCTCAAAGGGATAATTCACAGATTGTAGGAGATTTGTATTAAAACCATGCCATCCACCCTCTACCTTCGCAATCACTCTCTTGCCAGTCGAAGCCCGAGCTAAACGAATTGCATACATGGTCGCTTCTGACCCAGTGCTACAGAATCTTAAATTTTCTGCTAGCGGTATGGCCTTATGAATTTCATTACCCAATTTCCAACTTGCTTTATTTGCGGTTCCATAAAGAGTACCTTTGCCAACTTGCTTCTTTAATTTTGATGTCACTACCTCTGGGGAATGTCCTAGGATAAGAGCCCAGTGTCCATTCCAAAAATCCAAATACCTGTTTCCATCAATGTCAAACAAATATTTGCCACGTGATTTGACGGTAAAAAAAGGATAAGGTTTAAAATATCGAATATTATGATTTATTCCTCCGGGAAAAATGTCTCTGGATTTGAAATACAAATTCATGGATTCAAATGTTCGATTC
This Candidatus Nitrosocosmicus oleophilus DNA region includes the following protein-coding sequences:
- a CDS encoding aspartate aminotransferase family protein; its protein translation is MKYEDYADLYKNRTFESMNLYFKSRDIFPGGINHNIRYFKPYPFFTVKSRGKYLFDIDGNRYLDFWNGHWALILGHSPEVVTSKLKKQVGKGTLYGTANKASWKLGNEIHKAIPLAENLRFCSTGSEATMYAIRLARASTGKRVIAKVEGGWHGFNTNLLQSVNYPFEGDEGIGLIEDEGHFIESLQFNDLERSIKVLESIKDDLAAIIVEPVLGGAGCITPQDGYLLGLQEFAKRNESLFILDEIVTGFRFAFDGAMNLFKLDPDLFTLGKIIGGGLPIGAVCGKKEIMKLADATVDNNKSSYCSIGGGTFSANPLTMKAGYHTLKELRKNPGIYEKINSLGETARRELSKLFVELGIRVQVTGIGSLFMIHFLNEKTDAIENAVDAALGDKKLLINYNMALMAKYDIFFLPGKMGAFSNANDKKDVTKLVESTRRIFEQNKQ